One Brassica napus cultivar Da-Ae chromosome C2, Da-Ae, whole genome shotgun sequence DNA window includes the following coding sequences:
- the LOC106356960 gene encoding uncharacterized protein LOC106356960: protein MMMELGEEPANTDLVRKAHMKRDGTFVDKRAQKIIEEVESIVVSEHPSTDETDSQDSNSEASITPLMRDEAFYKVVKPHKGRLFGLGTAQMENYDHIAPPAVVLTRQAQLEKEVINLTGMVKLMTSSSLLCVKLEESDSL from the exons ATG ATGATGGAGTTGGGTGAGGAGCCAGCTAACACTGACCTGGTGCGGAAGGCTCATATGAAAAGGGACGGCACGTTTGTAGACAAGCGTGCACAGAAGATTATTGAAGAAGTTGAGTCTATTGTTGTTTCAGAACACCCCAGCACTGATGAGACTGATAGCCAAGACTCCAACTCAGAAGCATCAATCACACCACTTATGAGAGATGAGGCTTTTTACAAG GTGGTCAAGCCACACAAAGGCAGGCTGTTTGGACTTGGAACAGCACAAATGGAGAACTATGATCACATTGCTCCACCTGCTGTTGTTCTTACTCGTCAAGCTCAATTGGAGAAAGAGGTGATTAATCTTACTGGAATGGTCAAGTTGATGACCAGCAGCTCACTGCTTTGTGTGAAGCTAGAGGAGAGTGACAGCCTCTGA